From one Bacillus clarus genomic stretch:
- a CDS encoding serine hydrolase domain-containing protein yields the protein MKTRSQITFASLALLIAGSSLLYTTPTSIVKAEPTQNVSSSSHTSTQRDRNSVKQAMRDTLHLGFPGILAKISKDRKTWGYAAGIADLRTKQPMKTDFRFRIGSVTKTFIATVLLQLAGENRLNLDDSIEKWLPGVIQGNGYEGNQITIRQILNHTSGIADYIKSKDFDIMDTKKSYTADEFVKMGISLPPDFAPGKGWSYSNTGYVLLGILIEKVTGNSYAEEIENRIIEPLELSNTFLPGNSSVIPGTQHARGYVQPDGASELKDVTYSNPGSSDGDMISTADDLNKFFSYLLSGKLLKEQQLKQMLTTVPTGREGIDGYGLGIYEIKLPNGVLIWGHTGGVPGFSTLAGGTLGGKHTLAVNLNSMGKANSPNPFKNILLAEFSK from the coding sequence ATGAAAACACGTAGTCAAATTACATTTGCAAGTCTGGCCCTTTTAATAGCTGGAAGTTCCCTGTTATACACAACACCAACCTCAATTGTAAAAGCAGAGCCCACTCAAAATGTATCTAGTTCGTCACACACAAGCACTCAACGAGATCGTAATTCCGTCAAGCAAGCAATGCGGGATACATTGCATCTTGGATTCCCGGGGATACTTGCTAAAATTTCTAAAGATAGAAAAACGTGGGGTTATGCCGCTGGGATAGCGGATCTGAGAACCAAGCAACCAATGAAAACAGATTTTCGCTTTCGCATTGGCAGCGTGACGAAGACGTTCATTGCAACAGTTCTACTTCAATTAGCTGGAGAGAACCGCTTGAATCTAGACGACTCCATCGAAAAATGGTTGCCTGGTGTCATTCAAGGAAACGGATATGAGGGTAACCAGATTACTATCCGGCAGATATTGAATCATACAAGTGGTATCGCTGACTACATAAAGTCAAAAGACTTTGATATTATGGATACAAAAAAATCGTATACGGCTGACGAATTCGTAAAGATGGGGATTTCTCTTCCCCCAGACTTTGCCCCAGGAAAGGGCTGGTCTTATTCAAACACAGGATACGTATTACTGGGTATCCTTATTGAAAAAGTAACTGGAAACAGCTATGCGGAAGAGATTGAAAATCGGATTATTGAACCGCTTGAATTGTCGAATACATTCCTACCTGGCAATTCAAGCGTTATTCCAGGCACCCAGCATGCCCGTGGATATGTCCAACCAGACGGAGCAAGTGAGCTAAAAGACGTTACTTATTCTAACCCAGGTAGCTCGGATGGAGATATGATTTCTACTGCTGACGACTTAAACAAATTCTTCTCTTACTTACTCAGTGGCAAATTACTGAAGGAACAGCAACTAAAACAAATGCTTACTACAGTTCCTACAGGAAGAGAGGGAATCGATGGATATGGTCTTGGAATCTATGAAATTAAGCTTCCAAACGGTGTCTTGATATGGGGACACACAGGTGGCGTCCCAGGGTTTTCTACTCTTGCTGGAGGTACACTTGGAGGCAAGCATACGTTGGCTGTCAATTTAAACAGCATGGGTAAAGCTAACAGTCCTAATCCTTTTAAAAATATTTTACTTGCTGAATTTAGCAAGTAG
- a CDS encoding methyl-accepting chemotaxis protein translates to MMEKANENTSVLNGVINQNMEAKFVDVAYFADILTENTYLDGQEETVRTNLAQYMKLHPEVEGIHIGTETGKLIREPFIQMPDGYNPTERDWYKEAIKSKYEVIVTAPHQSASTKNMVVTMAKQTKDGKGVIGINLNLDNILKISKMVNIGKKGYAVILDRNKQIVSHPSQKGGSKATDAWVKPIYENEKGNVFYTEKDDNKKLTFTTNKKTGWKIVGVMFEEEVIQAAEPVFYKTLIVIVISIVLGSLLVYFITLSITKPLRKIVDSAHEMSQGDLTKQIAVYSKNEIGQLGNSFNEMVTSLRGVISQINSSAEHVAASAEELTASVQQANDATDQITIAMEQVSSGAEAQSQGVEEGVVTLQQVNTAIQNVTGNAESISMSSSHARIKAEEGGSLVEKTAVQMQSIFQSVSQSDTAIKMLGEKSKQIGAISEVIQNIAQQTNLLALNAAIEAARAGEHGRGFAIVADEVRKLAEQSGESSAEIAKIITEIQQDIVQTVDSMDNVTEEVQSGLAVVSQTKSSFTDILSSTNDIVLQIDQMVEVTKHMAGDANEVTNAIDEIAAATEENTASMQSVAASAEEQMNSMEEISAAAQNLAGMAEELQAMIKRFKV, encoded by the coding sequence ATTATGGAGAAAGCGAATGAAAATACTTCAGTTTTAAATGGGGTTATTAACCAAAATATGGAAGCGAAGTTTGTTGATGTAGCATATTTTGCGGATATTTTAACAGAGAATACGTATTTAGATGGACAAGAAGAGACTGTGAGAACGAATTTAGCACAATATATGAAACTTCACCCTGAAGTAGAAGGAATCCATATTGGAACAGAAACGGGAAAACTTATACGAGAACCGTTTATTCAAATGCCAGATGGATATAATCCGACGGAAAGAGATTGGTATAAAGAGGCAATTAAAAGTAAATATGAAGTAATTGTTACTGCTCCACATCAATCGGCTTCTACTAAAAATATGGTGGTAACCATGGCGAAACAGACGAAAGATGGTAAAGGTGTTATAGGTATTAATTTAAATTTAGATAATATATTAAAAATTTCTAAAATGGTTAATATCGGTAAAAAAGGCTATGCAGTTATTTTAGATCGAAATAAACAAATTGTTAGTCATCCTTCCCAAAAAGGTGGATCCAAAGCAACAGATGCTTGGGTAAAGCCAATCTATGAGAATGAAAAAGGTAATGTGTTTTATACAGAAAAAGATGATAATAAAAAATTGACTTTTACAACGAATAAGAAAACAGGTTGGAAAATAGTTGGCGTTATGTTTGAAGAGGAAGTTATTCAAGCTGCTGAACCAGTCTTTTATAAAACATTAATTGTAATTGTAATTTCTATTGTACTTGGTAGTTTGTTAGTATACTTCATCACACTTTCAATTACAAAACCATTAAGAAAAATTGTTGATTCTGCACATGAAATGAGTCAGGGGGATTTGACAAAACAAATTGCTGTGTATTCAAAAAATGAAATTGGTCAATTAGGAAATTCATTTAATGAAATGGTTACCTCTTTACGTGGGGTTATTTCACAAATTAATTCTTCAGCAGAACATGTTGCAGCATCGGCTGAAGAATTAACGGCGAGCGTACAACAAGCAAATGATGCGACAGATCAAATTACAATAGCAATGGAACAAGTATCAAGTGGTGCGGAAGCACAAAGTCAAGGTGTAGAAGAGGGGGTTGTTACACTACAACAAGTAAATACAGCAATTCAAAATGTAACAGGAAACGCTGAATCTATTTCTATGTCTTCTTCACATGCAAGAATAAAAGCCGAAGAAGGAGGCAGTTTAGTAGAGAAAACAGCTGTACAAATGCAGTCGATTTTTCAATCTGTTTCACAATCCGATACGGCAATTAAAATGTTAGGTGAGAAATCAAAACAGATTGGTGCGATTTCAGAAGTTATTCAAAATATTGCACAACAAACGAACTTATTAGCATTAAATGCAGCAATTGAAGCAGCAAGAGCAGGAGAACATGGACGTGGCTTTGCAATTGTGGCAGATGAAGTTAGAAAGCTAGCAGAACAATCAGGAGAATCATCAGCAGAAATTGCTAAAATTATTACAGAAATTCAGCAAGATATTGTGCAAACCGTGGACTCGATGGACAATGTAACAGAAGAAGTACAATCAGGCTTAGCAGTCGTAAGTCAGACAAAATCAAGCTTTACGGATATTTTAAGCTCTACCAATGACATTGTGTTACAAATTGATCAGATGGTAGAAGTGACGAAGCACATGGCTGGGGATGCAAATGAAGTGACGAATGCCATTGATGAAATTGCCGCCGCAACAGAAGAAAATACAGCAAGTATGCAAAGTGTAGCGGCATCAGCGGAAGAACAAATGAACTCAATGGAAGAAATTAGTGCTGCTGCTCAAAATTTAGCAGGAATGGCTGAAGAACTACAAGCGATGATTAAAAGATTTAAAGTATAA